A DNA window from Impatiens glandulifera chromosome 7, dImpGla2.1, whole genome shotgun sequence contains the following coding sequences:
- the LOC124910473 gene encoding probable E3 ubiquitin-protein ligase RHA4A, with product MGYNSASSSSSSSSSAVELYPEEVQLKLYQAFIFSIPILIAIILLLLLYLFYLKRRTTTETHHLPISAHSNSNMAGERFMISSSSSSSSNLKLNHQVAKLQTVLLNQVLPTVTDSTCCVCLGEFELEDVLQQIPACRHVFHADCIRLWLISNTTCPLCRCFINSHPPHPPIYS from the exons ATGGGTTATAATAGTGcaagttcatcttcatcttcttcttcttctgctgtTGAGTTGTATCCTGAAGAAGTTCAGCTGAAATTATATCAAGCTTTCATCTTCTCCATTCCCATATTAATTGCAATCATTCTTCTCCTCTTACTTTACCTCTTCTATCTCAAGAGGAGGACGACGACGGAAACCCATCATCTCCCTATCTCTGCTCACTCTAATTCAAACATG GCCGGCGAGAGATTTATGAttagcagcagcagcagcagcagcagcaacttGAAGTTAAACCACCAAGTAGCCAAACTTCAGACAGTCTTGCTTAATCAAGTATTGCCCACTGTTACCGATTCTAC GTGTTGTGTTTGTTTAGGAGAATTTGAGTTAGAGGATGTGTTACAACAGATCCCAGCCTGTAGACATGTGTTTCATGCTGATTGTATACGTCTTTGGCTAATCTCTAACACCACCTGCCCTCTTTGTAGATGCTTCATTAATTCCCACCCTCCTCATCCTCCTATATATTCATAA